Proteins from one Ipomoea triloba cultivar NCNSP0323 chromosome 1, ASM357664v1 genomic window:
- the LOC116016329 gene encoding subtilisin-like protease SBT1.7 — translation MSSAVETSTDSSNIIYSYQHVISGFAAKLSPDGVKAMEKMDGFVYARPQRVYNLHTTHTPNFLGLHLNSGFWNSSNYGEGVIIGLLDTGIFNPHPSFSDYGMPPPPAKWKGTCDSFNCNNKLIGGKGFFSGNQSSSFDNLNGHGTHTSSTAAGNFVDSANVYGSDNGTATGIAPRAHLAMYRVCGENGGCFEIDILAGMDAAIEDGVDILSISLGGSSGPFYNDNIALGAYSAMEKGIFVSCSAGNSGPEHFTLSNEAPWILTVGAATVDRNVVATARLGNGEEVDGQSAYQPDHFSLELLPLVYPGMNASDFTAKYCGNSSLDNYDVKGKVVVCDMGGPGRPVPAILKGTVVKEAGGAAMILVNQDFMGYTTFALPNALPATHLSFADGEKVKSYLNSTSNPTATILLKGTVIGDPHAPAVSFFSSRGPSNASPGILKPDIIGPGVSIIAAWPFSVENRTDSKPTFNIISGTSMSCPHLSGVAALLKSAHPDWSPAAIKSAIITTSDTTNLGNNKIEDERGLPADIFTVGAGQFNPSRANDPGLVYDVAPEDYVPYLCGLGYTDKQVSLILQRNVTCSTSIQEAELNYPSFSLNLVNTTSTSRSQTYTRTVTNVGEASSSYTVEILSPDGVSVTVEPSTLSFSELNQKASYQVTFSRSTSPTNATVVQGYLKWSSSRYVVRSPIAAILNNLVV, via the coding sequence ATGAGTTCGGCAGTGGAAACATCAACTGATTCCTCCAACATAATCTACTCTTATCAGCATGTTATTAGCGGCTTTGCTGCTAAATTATCCCCTGATGGAGTGAAAGCCATGGAGAAGATGGATGGTTTCGTGTACGCGCGGCCCCAGAGAGTGTATAACCTGCACACAACCCACACTCCAAATTTCTTGGGGCTGCACTTGAATTCAGGCTTCTGGAACAGCTCCAACTATGGCGAAGGCGTGATCATTGGTTTGCTAGATACCGGAATTTTTAATCCACACCCCTCGTTTAGTGACTACGGGATGCCCCCTCCACCGGCTAAGTGGAAGGGGACATGTGACAGTTTTAATTGTAACAACAAGCTCATTGGAGGAAAGGGGTTTTTCAGTGGAAATCAATCGAGTTCGTTCGATAACCTTAATGGACACGGGACACACACGTCCAGCACGGCGGCTGGGAACTTCGTAGACAGCGCTAATGTCTATGGAAGCGATAATGGCACGGCCACGGGAATCGCGCCACGGGCGCACTTGGCTATGTATAGGGTTTGTGGTGAAAACGGTGGGTGTTTTGAAATTGACATTTTGGCGGGTATGGATGCGGCTATTGAAGATGGTGTGGACATTCTTTCCATTTCCCTGGGTGGATCATCAGGGCCTTTCTATAATGATAATATAGCCCTTGGCGCATATAGTGCTATGGAGAAGGGGATTTTTGTTAGCTGCTCAGCTGGGAATTCAGGTCCGGAGCATTTCACATTGTCGAACGAAGCGCCCTGGATTCTCACCGTGGGAGCCGCCACGGTTGATAGGAATGTGGTGGCAACGGCACGTCTTGGAAACGGGGAAGAAGTGGATGGGCAATCAGCTTATCAGCCTGATCATTTTTCTCTGGAATTGCTTCCACTTGTGTATCCTGGGATGAACGCCAGTGATTTTACTGCAAAGTATTGCGGCAATTCTTCACTGGACAACTATGATGTGAAAGGAAAAGTTGTGGTGTGTGATATGGGTGGTCCAGGCCGTCCAGTGCCGGCAATTCTAAAGGGAACGGTTGTGAAGGAAGCCGGCGGGGCTGCCATGATTCTTGTGAACCAGGACTTCATGGGTTACACCACATTTGCACTACCTAATGCCCTCCCTGCCACACACCTTAGCTTTGCCGATGGAGAAAAGGTGAAATCTTACCTAAACTCAACCTCAAACCCGACTGCAACAATCCTGTTGAAGGGAACTGTAATCGGTGACCCTCACGCACCGGCTGTTTCCTTCTTTTCGTCTCGGGGGCCAAGCAACGCCAGCCCGGGGATTCTGAAACCCGACATTATAGGTCCAGGAGTGAGCATTATTGCGGCCTGGCCATTTTCTGTGGAAAACAGGACTGACTCCAAACCAACTTTCAACATTATTTCAGGTACCTCAATGTCATGCCCGCACCTATCCGGTGTTGCGGCTTTGCTCAAGAGTGCGCACCCGGATTGGTCTCCTGCTGCAATCAAGTCAGCAATCATCACTACCTCCGACACTACTAACCTCGGGAACAACAAAATCGAAGACGAAAGGGGCCTCCCGGCTGACATCTTTACAGTTGGGGCTGGCCAGTTTAATCCATCACGAGCCAACGATCCAGGGCTAGTTTATGATGTCGCACCTGAAGACTACGTGCCTTACTTGTGCGGATTAGGGTACACAGATAAACAAGTTAGCCTTATTTTGCAACGTAATGTGACCTGTTCAACATCCATCCAGGAAGCGGAGCTAAACTACCCTTCCTTTTCCCTAAACCTTGTGAATACTACGTCAACATCAAGATCACAGACGTACACTAGAACCGTGACGAATGTTGGCGAGGCTAGTTCGTCATACACGGTTGAAATTCTTTCACCGGATGGCGTTAGTGTTACCGTGGAGCCTTCCACGTTGAGCTTCTCAGAGCTAAACCAAAAGGCATCGTATCAAGTGACATTCTCCCGTTCAACTTCCCCCACAAATGCAACGGTTGTTCAAGGATATTTGAAATGGTCGTCTTCTAGATATGTTGTCAGAAGTCCAATTGCTGCAATTCTTAACAATCTTGTAGTTTGA
- the LOC116000797 gene encoding phospholipase A1-IIalpha-like, which produces MSSGIAERWKVLSGSDNWEGLLDPLDSDLCRYLIHYATMVGPASEAFINEPASKYVGLSRYAKRNLLANSGVVKGNPFKYEVTKYFYAPSTDIIFQDKGYMVRPARVDAVLKESNWIGYVAVATDEGKVALGRRDVLIAWRGTKRPSEKLANLTFTFVNAPLIFGQDSNPLVHKGWYDMYTTINQDSQFNQTSARDQIREEVARLVELYKDEEISITVTGHSLGSSMATLNATDLAFNPINNNKDIPVAAFLYASPKVGDENFKNAISNQQNLRVLRITDVNDPVPTLPPPGPVDGTIWPIFPYVDVGEGIGIESKKSEFLKPEIDNLLTHDLMLYMHGIDGFRGSQGGFERQGYFDLAKVNKYQDALKDEYRTPTGWLGVKDNGMVQQEDGTYILDDHEQDETF; this is translated from the exons ATGAGTAGTGGCATTGCTGAAAGATGGAAGGTTCTAAGTGGGAGTGATAACTGGGAAGGGCTACTGGACCCTTTGGATTCCGATCTCTGCCGCTACCTCATTCACTACGCCACCATGGTTGGGCCCGCAAGTGAGGCTTTCATAAACGAACCAGCTTCCAAATATGTGGGATTATCACGATACGCCAAGAGAAACCTCCTAGCCAACTCAGGAGTTGTGAAGGGAAACCCTTTCAA ATATGAAGTGACCAAATACTTCTATGCCCCATCAACAGATATCATATTCCAAGATAAAGGGTATATGGTGAGGCCAGCGCGAGTGGATGCAGTGCTAAAGGAATCAAACTGGATCGGATATGTTGCTGTGGCCACGGATGAAGGAAAAGTTGCTTTGGGACGGAGAGACGTTCTGATTGCTTGGAGGGGAACAAAACGACCCTCAGAGAAGTTAGCCAATTTAACATTCACTTTTGTTAATGCGCCATTAATCTTTGGCCAAGATTCTAATCCTCTAGTGCATAAGGGTTGGTACGATATGTATACCACCATCAATCAAGATTCCCAATTCAATCAAACCAGTGCCAGAGATCAg attcgtGAAGAAGTTGCAAGACTTGTTGAGTTATACAAGGACGAGGAAATTAGCATAACCGTGACAGGACACAGCTTGGGTTCATCCATGGCAACGCTGAATGCAACAGACCTGGCGTTCAATCCAATcaacaataataaagatattCCTGTCGCTGCTTTCTTGTATGCAAGCCCCAAAGTAGGGGATGAGAATTTTAAAAATGCCATTTCCAATCAACAAAACCTTCGAGTCTTGCGAATCACCGACGTCAATGATCCTGTTCCAACACTTCCCCCGCCTGGACCAGTGGATGGTACCATATGGCCAATATTTCCTTACGTAGATGTGGGGGAGGGTATTGGAATTGAATCAAAGAAATCCGAGTTTTTGAAGCCTGAAATTGATAACCTGTTAACTCATGACTTGATGCTTTACATGCATGGAATTGATGGATTCCGGGGGTCTCAAGGAGGGTTTGAGCGTCAAGGATATTTTGATCTTGCCAAAGTTAATAAGTACCAGGATGCTTTGAAAGACGAGTATCGTACACCGACAGGATGGTTGGGCGTAAAGGATAACGGAATGGTTCAGCAGGAGGACGGAACTTATATTCTTGATGATCATGAACAGGACGAGACGTTTTAA